A DNA window from Synechococcus sp. UW179A contains the following coding sequences:
- a CDS encoding phosphatase PAP2 family protein has protein sequence MGQTARQPSVKIPVSVFAWALVAGVCAGTMAPARANPADGLALNLASLADVVGKPPLQGSDRLKRDLAVLRWQQFARNSELVGHAWTYLGREIGRFQAAIGSDFEKTAPRIAAGVPQFVHLVDEAKNQLKVAHARSRPFLTHPDLKPCLPLESSQSYPSGHAAWYVSTSLLLADLLPERRERLLAVGHQGMAARVTCGMHYPSDVEAGQRLGEAAVTQILLSPQWQRFKRSVQPEVKALMKPPAAGMPVVYD, from the coding sequence ATGGGACAAACCGCTCGGCAACCATCAGTGAAGATTCCGGTTTCTGTCTTCGCTTGGGCGTTGGTCGCTGGTGTGTGCGCAGGCACAATGGCTCCAGCAAGAGCGAATCCCGCGGATGGACTTGCGCTGAATTTGGCTTCTTTGGCTGATGTGGTCGGGAAGCCACCTCTTCAGGGCAGTGATCGATTGAAACGGGATCTAGCGGTGTTGCGCTGGCAGCAGTTTGCGCGTAATTCCGAGTTGGTGGGCCATGCATGGACCTATCTCGGTCGGGAGATCGGTCGGTTCCAAGCGGCTATTGGTTCGGATTTTGAGAAAACAGCGCCACGCATCGCAGCAGGTGTGCCTCAGTTTGTGCACTTGGTTGATGAGGCCAAAAACCAGCTCAAGGTTGCACATGCCCGGTCACGACCATTCCTGACCCATCCGGATCTCAAACCTTGTCTCCCGCTTGAGTCTTCGCAGAGCTATCCCAGTGGCCATGCTGCTTGGTATGTGAGCACTAGCTTGCTCCTGGCAGATCTGCTGCCGGAACGTCGAGAGCGCTTGCTGGCGGTTGGGCATCAGGGGATGGCGGCTCGCGTGACGTGCGGCATGCATTACCCGAGTGACGTGGAAGCGGGTCAGCGGCTTGGTGAAGCTGCTGTCACACAGATTCTGCTGAGCCCTCAGTGGCAGCGGTTCAAGCGGTCGGTACAGCCAGAGGTCAAAGCATTGATGAAGCCACCTGCAGCGGGCATGCCAGTTGTGTACGACTAA